In Victivallaceae bacterium, a single window of DNA contains:
- the nusG gene encoding transcription termination/antitermination protein NusG, translated as MFKWYVVQVFTAQEKKVKKVLEDFKESSGMSDLLEEVVLPIENVMEVKKGEQKVVEKSIWPGYVLIKMNLTDDSWHYVKKAPGVIDFLGGESPNALSEDEVRNILEDLEEKKSGVVQKHQFEIGSRVKINDGVFVNFVGVISEVFHDKGRVSVMVSIFGRETQVDDLEFWQIEEAGPE; from the coding sequence ATGTTTAAATGGTATGTTGTTCAGGTTTTTACGGCTCAAGAAAAAAAAGTTAAGAAAGTCTTGGAGGATTTTAAAGAATCTTCTGGAATGTCCGATTTACTAGAAGAAGTCGTTTTGCCTATAGAGAATGTTATGGAGGTCAAAAAAGGAGAGCAAAAGGTCGTCGAAAAATCTATTTGGCCTGGTTATGTTTTGATCAAAATGAATTTAACTGATGATTCATGGCATTATGTTAAGAAAGCTCCGGGGGTTATTGACTTTTTAGGGGGGGAGTCTCCTAATGCTCTTAGTGAAGATGAAGTCAGGAATATTTTAGAAGATCTTGAAGAGAAAAAATCTGGAGTTGTTCAAAAACATCAGTTTGAAATCGGTTCCAGAGTTAAAATTAACGACGGTGTTTTTGTTAATTTTGTTGGGGTCATTTCCGAAGTATTTCATGACAAAGGGCGTGTTAGTGTTATGGTTTCCATTTTTGGTCGAGAAACTCAAGTTGATGATCTTGAGTTCTGGCAAATAGAAGAAGCAGGTCCTGAATAG